The Glycine soja cultivar W05 chromosome 6, ASM419377v2, whole genome shotgun sequence genome has a window encoding:
- the LOC114415350 gene encoding low affinity sulfate transporter 3-like isoform X2, with protein sequence MSSAPSMRVSEQEHFHLEDTSDIERSIWVLNPPNPPPLRNKLFSPLKKTVSFFSSKKKTCLGHAVSFLESLFPILTWFTNYKASKFKEDLLAGLTLASLSIPQSIGYANLAKLDPQYGLYTSVVPPLIYAVMGSSREIAIGPVAVVSLLLSSLVPKVVDPAVDPDAYRNVVFTVTLFAGIFQAAFGIFRLGFLVDFLSHAALVGFMAGAAIMIGLQQLKGLLGITHFTNKTDVISVLESVYKSLHQQITSGEKWYPLNFVIGCSFLIFLLIARFVGRRNKKLFWLPAIAPLLSVILSTLIVYLSKADKNGVNIIKHVKGGLNPSSVQQLQFHGPQVGQAAKIGLISAVIALTEAIAVGRSFASIKGYHLDGNKEMLAMGCMNIAGSLSSCYVATGSFSRTAVNFSAGCQTSVSNIVMAVTVFLCLELFTRLLYYTPVAILASIILSALPGLIDISEACYIWKVDKFDFLACIGAFLGVLFESVEIGLLVAVSISFAKILIQSIRPGIEVLGRVPRTEAFCDVSQYPMATSTPGMLVIRISSGSLCFANANFVRERILKWVAEEENELAKGRVQAVILDMSILF encoded by the exons ATGAGTTCAGCTCCCAGTATGAGAGTCAGCGAGCAAGAGCACTTTCATCTTGAGGATACTAGTGACATAGAGAGGTCTATTTGGGTGCTGAATCCTCCCAATCCACCACCTCTTAGGAACAAGCTATTTAGTCCACTGAAGAAAACTGTGTCCTTTTTTTCATCCAAGAAGAAAACTTGCCTTGGACATGCTGTTTCATTCTTGGAGAGTCTATTCCCAATCCTTACATGGTTCACAAATTACAAGGCCTCCAAATTCAAAGAAGATTTGCTAGCCGGTTTAACTCTTGCCAGCCTCAGCATACCTCAG AGTATAGGATATGCTAATTTGGCAAAACTTGATCCTCAATATGGTCTAT ACACCAGTGTTGTTCCTCCACTTATCTATGCTGTGATGGGGAGTTCAAGAGAAATTGCAATTGGGCCTGTAGCTGTAGTTTCATTGCTGCTATCCTCTTTGGTCCCCAAAGTGGTGGATCCTGCTGTTGATCCTGATGCCTACAGGAATGTCGTCTTTACTGTTACCTTATTTGCTGGAATCTTTCAAGCTGCATTTGGTATTTTCAG GTTGGGGTTTCTTGTGGATTTTCTTTCACATGCTGCACTTGTTGGATTCATGGCAGGCGCAGCCATCATGATTGGTCTTCAGCAGCTCAAGGGGTTGCTGGGGATTACTCACTTTACCAACAAAACTGATGTAATATCTGTATTGGAATCTGTTTATAAGTCGCTCCACCAACAAATCACATCTGGAGAAAAA TGGTACCCTCTGAATTTTGTCATCGGGTGTTCATtcttgattttccttttaattgcCCGATTTGTT ggcagaagaaacaaaaaactttTCTGGTTGCCTGCTATTGCTCCTCTTCTATCAGTTATATTATCAACTTTAATTGTGTATTTATCAAAAGCTGATAAGAATGGGGTTAACATAATAAAGCATGTCAAAGGAGGCTTGAATCCAAGTTCAGTTCAACAGTTACAATTCCATGGTCCACAAGTTGGTCAAGCAGCAAAAATTGGATTGATCTCTGCCGTTATTGCTCTTACT GAAGCAATAGCAGTTGGTCGATCTTTTGCTTCTATTAAAGGATACCATCTTGATGGCAACAAGGAAATGCTAGCAATGGGATGTATGAACATTGCTGGATCGCTCTCTTCATGCTATGTGGCAACtg GTTCTTTCTCAAGGACTGCAGTAAATTTCAGTGCTGGATGTCAAACATCAGTGTCAAATATTGTGATGGCAGTTACTGTGTTTTTGTGTCTTGAATTGTTTACAAGGCTTCTATACTACACTCCAGTGGCCATACTTGCTTCTATCATCCTCTCTGCACTTCCTGGATTAATTGACATAAGTGAAGCTTGCTATATTTGGAAGGTTGACAAATTTGACTTTCTAGCCTGCATTGGTGCTTTCTTGGGGGTCTTGTTTGAATCGGTGGAAATTGGTCTTCTTGTTGCA GTGTCAATCTCATTTGCAAAGATACTAATACAATCAATTCGACCTGGGATAGAAGTTCTAGGTAGAGTTCCAAGAACAGAAGCCTTCTGTGATGTTAGTCAATATCCCATGGCCACAAGCACTCCAGGCATGTTGGTGATTCGCATAAGCTCTGGCTCACTCTGCTTTGCAAATGCAAATTTTGTTAGAGAAAG AATACTAAAATGGGTCGCGGAAGAAGAAAACGAGCTTGCTAAGGGAAGAGTCCAAGCAGTAATCTTAGACATGAGCA TTCTCTTTTGA
- the LOC114415350 gene encoding low affinity sulfate transporter 3-like isoform X1, translated as MSSAPSMRVSEQEHFHLEDTSDIERSIWVLNPPNPPPLRNKLFSPLKKTVSFFSSKKKTCLGHAVSFLESLFPILTWFTNYKASKFKEDLLAGLTLASLSIPQSIGYANLAKLDPQYGLYTSVVPPLIYAVMGSSREIAIGPVAVVSLLLSSLVPKVVDPAVDPDAYRNVVFTVTLFAGIFQAAFGIFRLGFLVDFLSHAALVGFMAGAAIMIGLQQLKGLLGITHFTNKTDVISVLESVYKSLHQQITSGEKWYPLNFVIGCSFLIFLLIARFVGRRNKKLFWLPAIAPLLSVILSTLIVYLSKADKNGVNIIKHVKGGLNPSSVQQLQFHGPQVGQAAKIGLISAVIALTEAIAVGRSFASIKGYHLDGNKEMLAMGCMNIAGSLSSCYVATGSFSRTAVNFSAGCQTSVSNIVMAVTVFLCLELFTRLLYYTPVAILASIILSALPGLIDISEACYIWKVDKFDFLACIGAFLGVLFESVEIGLLVAVSISFAKILIQSIRPGIEVLGRVPRTEAFCDVSQYPMATSTPGMLVIRISSGSLCFANANFVRERILKWVAEEENELAKGRVQAVILDMSNLMNVDTSGILILEELHKRLLSRGVQLAMVNPRWLVIHKLKVAHFVDKIGRQWVFLTVAEAVDACLSSKLPDP; from the exons ATGAGTTCAGCTCCCAGTATGAGAGTCAGCGAGCAAGAGCACTTTCATCTTGAGGATACTAGTGACATAGAGAGGTCTATTTGGGTGCTGAATCCTCCCAATCCACCACCTCTTAGGAACAAGCTATTTAGTCCACTGAAGAAAACTGTGTCCTTTTTTTCATCCAAGAAGAAAACTTGCCTTGGACATGCTGTTTCATTCTTGGAGAGTCTATTCCCAATCCTTACATGGTTCACAAATTACAAGGCCTCCAAATTCAAAGAAGATTTGCTAGCCGGTTTAACTCTTGCCAGCCTCAGCATACCTCAG AGTATAGGATATGCTAATTTGGCAAAACTTGATCCTCAATATGGTCTAT ACACCAGTGTTGTTCCTCCACTTATCTATGCTGTGATGGGGAGTTCAAGAGAAATTGCAATTGGGCCTGTAGCTGTAGTTTCATTGCTGCTATCCTCTTTGGTCCCCAAAGTGGTGGATCCTGCTGTTGATCCTGATGCCTACAGGAATGTCGTCTTTACTGTTACCTTATTTGCTGGAATCTTTCAAGCTGCATTTGGTATTTTCAG GTTGGGGTTTCTTGTGGATTTTCTTTCACATGCTGCACTTGTTGGATTCATGGCAGGCGCAGCCATCATGATTGGTCTTCAGCAGCTCAAGGGGTTGCTGGGGATTACTCACTTTACCAACAAAACTGATGTAATATCTGTATTGGAATCTGTTTATAAGTCGCTCCACCAACAAATCACATCTGGAGAAAAA TGGTACCCTCTGAATTTTGTCATCGGGTGTTCATtcttgattttccttttaattgcCCGATTTGTT ggcagaagaaacaaaaaactttTCTGGTTGCCTGCTATTGCTCCTCTTCTATCAGTTATATTATCAACTTTAATTGTGTATTTATCAAAAGCTGATAAGAATGGGGTTAACATAATAAAGCATGTCAAAGGAGGCTTGAATCCAAGTTCAGTTCAACAGTTACAATTCCATGGTCCACAAGTTGGTCAAGCAGCAAAAATTGGATTGATCTCTGCCGTTATTGCTCTTACT GAAGCAATAGCAGTTGGTCGATCTTTTGCTTCTATTAAAGGATACCATCTTGATGGCAACAAGGAAATGCTAGCAATGGGATGTATGAACATTGCTGGATCGCTCTCTTCATGCTATGTGGCAACtg GTTCTTTCTCAAGGACTGCAGTAAATTTCAGTGCTGGATGTCAAACATCAGTGTCAAATATTGTGATGGCAGTTACTGTGTTTTTGTGTCTTGAATTGTTTACAAGGCTTCTATACTACACTCCAGTGGCCATACTTGCTTCTATCATCCTCTCTGCACTTCCTGGATTAATTGACATAAGTGAAGCTTGCTATATTTGGAAGGTTGACAAATTTGACTTTCTAGCCTGCATTGGTGCTTTCTTGGGGGTCTTGTTTGAATCGGTGGAAATTGGTCTTCTTGTTGCA GTGTCAATCTCATTTGCAAAGATACTAATACAATCAATTCGACCTGGGATAGAAGTTCTAGGTAGAGTTCCAAGAACAGAAGCCTTCTGTGATGTTAGTCAATATCCCATGGCCACAAGCACTCCAGGCATGTTGGTGATTCGCATAAGCTCTGGCTCACTCTGCTTTGCAAATGCAAATTTTGTTAGAGAAAG AATACTAAAATGGGTCGCGGAAGAAGAAAACGAGCTTGCTAAGGGAAGAGTCCAAGCAGTAATCTTAGACATGAGCA ACCTGATGAATGTTGATACTTCTGGGATTCTAATACTGGAGGAACTGCACAAGAGGTTGCTCTCGCGTGGCGTACAA TTGGCTATGGTGAACCCAAGGTGGCTAGTGATTCACAAGCTCAAAGTGGCACATTTTGTGGATAAAATCGGAAGGCAGTGGGTTTTCCTTACTGTTGCTGAAGCCGTAGATGCATGTCTATCTTCTAAACTCCCTGACCCATGA